A section of the Pseudorasbora parva isolate DD20220531a chromosome 2, ASM2467924v1, whole genome shotgun sequence genome encodes:
- the LOC137090048 gene encoding nuclear factor 7, brain-like, whose amino-acid sequence MDSLSVKDLSCPVCCEIFKAPVLLSCSHSFCKECLQQSWRIKGTQECPVCRGRSSYQNPPINLALKNLCESYLKKRKERRSSGSEEICSLHSEKLKLFGQEDKQPKCLLCITLQKHDNHKFRPISEVVSSCKEELDTALKSLQEKLQHNKNIKGEFEKTAQHIKTQAEHTERQIKQQFEKLHQFLRDEEEATITALREEEEQKKQMTKEKLEVMNTHISALSHTIKDMEEMMRASDVCFLKEIPVSMERVQISQPDPRMVSGALIHVPWYLGNLQFRVWKKMQDIVHNTPVILDPKTANSHLVLSDDLTSVRYSRNDQSLPDNPERFDHHLCVLGSEGFNSGTHSWDVEVKENYWWTLGVTTALNQRKGSGFFNNDDVWCVEYNQGGLSLDYGFPVNQMLERVRVCLDYDRGTVSFSDPVTNTHLHTFTTSFTHTLFPFFSCPDSLRILAVNSQ is encoded by the exons ATGGATTCACTGTCTGTAAAAGATCTTTCTTGCCCCGTGTGCTGTGAAATCTTCAAGGCTCCTGTTCTTTTATCCTGTAGTCACAGTTTCTGTAAAGAGTGTCTTCAACAGTCCTGGAGAATCAAGGGAACTCAGGAGTGTCCCGTCTGCAGGGGAAGATCCTCATATCAAAATCCTCCAATTAATCTTGCATTAAAGAACTTGTGTGAGTCATACCTGAAGAAGAGAAAGGAGAGACGTTCATCAGGATCTGAGGAGATCTGCAGTTTACACAGTGAGAAACTCAAACTCTTCGGTCAGGAAGACAAACAGCCTAAATGTTTATTGTGTATTACTTTACAAAAACATGACAATCATAAATTCAGACCCATCAGTGAAGTGGTTTCATCATGTAAG GAGGAGCTCGATACAGCACTGAAGTCCTTACAGGAGAAACTTcaacacaataaaaacattaaaggaGAGTTTGAGAAAACCGCTCAACACATCAAG ACTCAAGCTGAGCACACAGAGCGTCAGATTAAACAGCAGTTTGAGAAGCTTCATCAGTTTCTCAGAGATGAAGAAGAAGCTACAATCACTGCACTGAGGGAGGAAGAGGAGCAGAAGAAGCAGATGACGAAGGAGAAGCTGGAGgtgatgaacacacacatctcagctctttcacacacaatcaAAGACATGGAGGAGATGATGAGAGCCAGTGACGTCTGCTTTCTGAAG GAGATTCCAGTCTCAATGGAAAG AGTCCAGATATCACAGCCGGATCCACGGATGGTTTCTGGAGCTTTGATTCATGTGCCATGGTACTTGGGCAACCTGCAGTTCAGAGTCTGGAAGAAGATGCAGGACATCGTCCACAACA CTCCTGTGATTCTGGATCCAAAAACAGCGAATTCACATCTCGTCCTGTCTGATGATCTGACCAGTGTGAGATACAGCAGGAACGATCAATCTCTTCCTGATAATCCAGAGAGATTTGACCATCATCTCTGTGTTCTGGGTTCAGAGGGTTTTAACTCAGGAACACACAGCTGGGATGTGGAGGTTAAAGAGAATTACTGGTGGACTCTTGGAGTAACTACAGCATTAAACCAGAGGAAGGGGTCAGGTTTCTTCAACAATGATGATGTCTGGTGTGTGGAGTATAATCAGGGTGGACTCTCTTTAGATTATGGTTTTCCTGTTAATCAGATGCTTGAGcgtgtgagagtgtgtctgGACTATGACAGAGGAACGGTGTCATTCTCTGATCCTGTAACTAACACACATCTACACACATTCACAACCTccttcactcacacactctttccATTCTTCAGTTGTCCTGACTCTCTGAGGATCTTAGCAGTCAATAGTCAGTAA